A region from the Felis catus isolate Fca126 chromosome F1, F.catus_Fca126_mat1.0, whole genome shotgun sequence genome encodes:
- the EPHX1 gene encoding epoxide hydrolase 1, which produces MWLEILLASVLAFVVYWFVSRDKEETLPLEDGWWGPGARPTAPEDESIRPFKVETSDEEIKDLHRRIDGTRLTPPLEDSRFHYGFNSNYLKKILSYWRNEFDWRKQVEMLNRYPHFKTRIEGLDIHFVHVKPPQLPPGRTPKPLLMVHGWPGSFYEFYKIIPLLTDPANHGLSEEHVFEVICPSIPGYAFSEAASKKGLNSVATARIFYKLMLRLGFREFYIQGGDWGALICTHMAQMVPSHVKGLHLNMAFILNGRILTLFLVRHCPRLFGFTQRDMELMLPFKEKIFYKPLRESGYMHIQSTKPDTVGCALNDSPAGLAAYILEKFSTWTDSEFQELEDGGLERKFSLDDLLTNVMLYWTTGTITSSQRFYKENRGQLFKQDRVKVSVPTGLAAFPCELMHIPERWVKGKYPRLVSYSYMPRGGHFAALEEPELLARDIRKFVGLLELP; this is translated from the exons ATGTGGCTGGAAATTCTCCTCGCCTCAGTGCTGGCCTTTGTCGTCTACTGGTTTGTTTCCCGGGACAAGGAGGAAACACTGCCACTGGAAGATGGGTGGTGGGGCCCCGGGGCGAGGCCCACGGCCCCAGAGGACGAGAGCATCCGCCCTTTCAAGGTGGAGACGTCAGACGAGGAGATCAAG GACTTACACCGCAGGATCGACGGGACCCGTTTAACCCCACCTTTGGAGGACAGCCGCTTCCATTATGGCTTCAACTCCAACTACCTGAAGAAGATCCTCTCCTACTGGCGGAATGAATTTGACTGGAGGAAGCAGGTGGAGATGCTCAACAGGTACCCTCACTTCAAGACCAGGATCGAAG GGCTGGACATCCACTTCGTCCATGTGAAGCCGCCCCAGCTGCCGCCCGGCCGCACCCCCAAGCCCCTGCTGATGGTACACGGCTGGCCCGGCTCCTTCTACGAGTTTTATAAGATCATCCCCCTCCTGACTGACCCCGCGAACCACGGCCTGAGCGAGGAGCACGTGTTCGAAGTCATCTGCCCTTCCATTCCTGGCTACGCCTTCTCGGAGGCAGCCTCCAAAAAGG GCTTGAATTCAGTGGCCACCGCCAGGATCTTTTACAAACTGATGCTGCGGCTGGGCTTCCGGGAGTTCTACATTCAGGGCGGGGACTGGGGGGCCCTGATCTGCACCCACATGGCCCAGATGGTGCCCAG CCATGTGAAAGGCCTGCACTTGAACATGGCTTTCATTTTAAATGGCCGCATCCTGACCCTCTTCCTGGTTCGGCATTGCCCGAGGCTCTTCGGTTTCACCCAGAGGGACATGGAGCTGATGTTGCCCTTCAAGGAGAAGATTTTCTACAAACCGCTGCGGGAGAGCGGCTACATGCACATCCAGAGCACCAAGCCCGACACCGTGG GCTGCGCTCTGAACGACTCTCCCGCGGGCCTGGCTGCCTACATCCTGGAGAAGTTTTCGACCTGGACCGATTCTGAGTTCCAAGAGCTGGAGGACGGGGGCCTGGAGAg AAAGTTCTCCCTGGACGACCTGCTGACCAACGTCATGCTCTACTGGACAACTGGCACCATCACCTCCTCCCAGCGCTTCTACAAGGAGAACAGGGGGCAGCTCTTCAAGCAGGATCG GGTCAAGGTGTCGGTGCCCACCGGCCTGGCCGCCTTCCCGTGTGAGCTGATGCACATACCGGAGAGGTGGGTGAAGGGCAAGTACCCGAGGCTCGTGTCCTACTCCTACATGCCCCGCGGGGGCCACTTTGCTGCCCTCGAGGAGCCGGAGCTGCTGGCCCGGGACATCCGCAAGTTCGTGGGGCTGCTCGAGCTGCCCTGA